In Gottschalkia purinilytica, a single window of DNA contains:
- a CDS encoding tryptophan transporter, with the protein MLRKNILSALLLALGFIIHQLTPAGFAGITFDIQLTVLFVIIAINMDFKNAIMTGIASGLITSLTTKTPGGHIPNFIDKIVTSILIYFIILLLFKVLNKQVSLVISGAIGTIISGSVFLGCLILLGGLPAKAFTAAFITAVLPTALVNCILTVIVYNAIVKSKKLLKADA; encoded by the coding sequence ATGTTAAGAAAAAATATTTTATCAGCATTACTTTTAGCTCTAGGCTTTATTATTCACCAATTAACTCCAGCAGGCTTTGCAGGAATAACTTTTGATATTCAATTAACAGTTCTATTCGTAATAATAGCAATCAATATGGATTTCAAAAATGCAATAATGACAGGTATAGCTTCTGGATTAATTACCTCTTTAACGACTAAAACACCAGGGGGGCACATACCAAACTTTATAGATAAAATAGTTACTTCAATTTTGATATACTTCATAATTTTACTATTATTTAAAGTTCTAAATAAACAAGTTTCTTTAGTTATATCAGGAGCAATAGGAACTATTATAAGTGGTAGTGTATTTTTAGGTTGTCTTATTCTGTTAGGTGGATTACCAGCTAAAGCATTTACAGCAGCATTTATCACTGCCGTACTACCAACTGCTTTAGTTAATTGCATTTTAACCGTAATTGTATATAATGCAATAGTTAAATCTAAAAAATTATTAAAAGCGGATGCTTAA
- a CDS encoding radical SAM protein — MNRYSEIKEKNKREILLLKGLPCIWGKCTFCDYIDDNSSREDEINKINFEEIKKVTGKYKVLEVINSGSCFEMPKDTLNKIKEKIKEKGITKLFLESHWAYRYKLDEMREFFGIPIIFKTGIETFDNYFRNKVLNKNAKFETYEDVLKYFDSPCIMVGIKGQTKDMIKKDMDIIINKFSHATVNVFVENSTELKRDEELIKWFEKEYAFLEDLEHIEVLLNNTDFGVGD, encoded by the coding sequence ATGAATAGATATAGTGAAATAAAGGAGAAAAATAAAAGAGAAATACTTCTTTTAAAAGGACTTCCTTGTATATGGGGAAAATGTACTTTCTGTGATTATATTGATGATAATTCATCAAGAGAAGATGAAATTAATAAAATAAATTTTGAGGAAATTAAAAAAGTGACTGGAAAGTACAAAGTACTAGAAGTTATAAACTCTGGTAGTTGTTTTGAAATGCCAAAAGATACTCTTAATAAGATAAAAGAAAAAATAAAAGAAAAAGGTATAACAAAACTTTTTCTAGAAAGTCATTGGGCGTATAGATATAAGCTTGATGAAATGAGAGAGTTTTTTGGAATCCCAATTATATTTAAAACGGGAATAGAGACATTTGATAATTATTTTAGAAATAAAGTATTAAATAAAAATGCTAAGTTCGAAACATATGAAGATGTATTAAAGTATTTCGATTCTCCATGCATAATGGTAGGAATCAAGGGACAAACAAAAGATATGATAAAAAAAGATATGGATATAATAATAAATAAATTTTCTCATGCAACTGTTAATGTGTTTGTAGAAAACTCTACAGAGTTAAAAAGAGATGAAGAATTAATAAAATGGTTTGAAAAAGAATATGCTTTTTTAGAGGATTTAGAGCATATAGAAGTACTATTAAATAATACAGATTTTGGAGTTGGAGACTAA
- a CDS encoding ECF transporter S component, producing the protein MKKASSLKIATIGLGVALNIIGAFIALNLRLPILLDSIGTIMVSFIIGPLYGVTTGLLGSFVSGITFDIYSLYFAPVQLFVGLISGLLYKKGMFKGLRIPISVLIISIFSSLIGAVIAAYVFDGVTSSGSSYIVAFLKNIGVNKVVSIFVVQFLIDYADRFLSCLVTLTAVSCIPYSIKERIIEG; encoded by the coding sequence ATGAAAAAGGCATCATCTTTAAAAATTGCTACAATAGGGTTAGGAGTAGCACTAAATATAATAGGAGCTTTTATCGCTTTAAATTTAAGGTTACCTATTCTGCTAGATTCTATAGGAACTATAATGGTTAGTTTTATAATTGGTCCTCTTTATGGAGTTACTACAGGATTATTGGGAAGTTTTGTGAGTGGTATTACCTTTGATATTTATTCTTTATATTTTGCACCAGTACAACTATTTGTAGGACTAATATCTGGATTACTCTATAAAAAAGGAATGTTCAAGGGCTTAAGAATACCTATAAGTGTCCTAATTATATCTATATTTTCATCTTTAATAGGTGCTGTCATAGCTGCATATGTATTTGATGGAGTAACATCATCAGGATCATCATATATAGTTGCTTTTTTAAAGAATATAGGAGTAAATAAAGTAGTATCTATATTTGTTGTTCAATTTTTGATTGACTATGCAGATAGATTTTTATCTTGCTTAGTAACATTAACGGCTGTAAGTTGTATTCCATACTCAATAAAAGAAAGGATTATAGAAGGGTAA
- a CDS encoding VOC family protein, which yields MHKLTSSCDLRLIKHKECYNEIFKSIDSCFEYGKVKQFYYEVLGLEVVVDFGANVTLTGGIALQTKDTWSTFIHKHDSEIIFGGNVAELYFEEDDFDGFIQKMNYIEGINYVHPMVKHSWGQRVVRFYDPDNHIIEVGENMFMVVRRFLNSGLSIEETAIRMDVPIDYVKSCLE from the coding sequence TTATAATGAAATTTTCAAATCCATTGATAGTTGTTTCGAATATGGAAAAGTCAAGCAATTTTACTATGAGGTACTTGGTTTAGAAGTTGTTGTTGATTTTGGCGCAAATGTAACTTTAACAGGTGGTATCGCATTGCAAACAAAAGATACTTGGTCAACTTTTATTCATAAACATGATAGTGAAATTATTTTTGGTGGAAATGTAGCAGAGTTATATTTTGAAGAAGATGATTTTGATGGTTTTATCCAAAAGATGAATTACATTGAGGGCATTAACTATGTACATCCTATGGTAAAACATTCTTGGGGACAGCGTGTTGTTCGTTTCTATGACCCTGATAATCATATTATTGAAGTTGGAGAAAATATGTTTATGGTTGTCAGACGATTTTTAAATAGTGGTCTATCAATTGAAGAAACTGCTATTAGAATGGATGTACCAATTGATTATGTGAAATCTTGTTTAGAGTAA